The nucleotide window GCCAGCTTCCGTACTGCGCGGAACTCAGGGACGGCTGCCGACGCCTGTCAGGTGGGCACCACGGCCACGTCGCAGGCTGTGACTGGCGTGCCAGCGGGCGCCACCATTGTCAAGGCACTGCTGTACTGGGCGGCCTCCGCTGACCGGACGGGCGATACGACCACCACGCTGGGCACCGTCAACAACGACACGACTGTCACGTTTGACGGGCAGACCGTGAATGCGGGTACGACTTACTTCGACAGCGCTCCAATCCCGAACGCAACCGCGCCAACCCATTACAACAGCTTCTTCTCTAACGTCTCGGACATCACGGGTTACATCAGTTCTCTGGCCAATCCCAACAAGACCTACGCCATGTCTGGCCTGACCATTCAGACCGCCAACGTGAATACACCTGGAACCACCCCGGCGACACAGACGTCGGCTCATTGCACCAATGCCACGGTGCTGGGCGGTTGGGGGATGTACATCATCTATGAAACCCCGACTGAAACGTACAAGAACATGGTCATCTACGAGGGGTTCGACCGCAGCCAGAACGAACTGACCACCCGCACCGTCAACGGACTGGTCGTCCCCAGCGTCTTCGAGGCCAGAACGTCTGTCCTGGCCTGGGAAGGCGACGAAACCCTGAACATCAATACCACGACCAACGTTGCCGAGGCACTCAGCTTCGGAGCTGGACAGGCGCCCACGGCCATCAACAACATCTTCAACGTGGGTGGTGCCCTCAGTGGTCCCCGGCAGGGGATCTTCAACAGCACCATCAGCACCGGCCTCAGCTCCGGAACCACGGCCACCGCGACCGGACGGGACGACGCGTACGGCGTGGACTTCGACACCTTCGACGTGACCAGCAAGGTCACCAGCGGGGCCTCCTCGGCCACCCTGAACATCCAGGGCAGCCAGGACCTGTTCTACATCAGCAGCGTGCCCCTGCTGATCACCAGCGGCGTCGCCGACCTGTCACTCACCAAGACCGTCAGCAGCGCCGCGCCCATTCAGGGCAGCACCGTCACGTACACCGTCACGCTGCGCAACGACGGCCCGGACCCCGCCTCCGGCCCGGCCGTTCCCACTGAGGACGTGCAGGTGCGGGACGTCCTGCCTGCCGGACTGAGTTTCGTCAGTTCCTCGGCCGCCACCGGCACCTACGATTCGGCCACAGGCATCTGGAGCGTTCCAAGCCCCGTGACGGGCGGCACGACCACCCTGACGATCACCGCAACCGTCACCGGAACCGGCACGATCACGAACGTCGCGGAGATCATCTCGTCCCCCCAGCCGGACAGCGACTCGAAAACCAACAACGGCGTCACCACCGAAGACGATTACGCCAGCGTGCCGCTGGTGGCCTCGCCACCACGCCTGAACGTCAGTAAATCGTTCTCGCCGACCACGGTCGCTGCGGGCGGCGTGACGGCCCTGACCATCACGGTCGCCAACCCGTACTCCTTTGCCACGAGCGCCCTGACCATCACCGACAACATCGCGGCCACCATGGGCCTGAGCGTACCGCTGCCGCTGCGGGTCACGGCGAACACCTGCGGGGGTGCCATCGTGACCGGGACCGCCAACACGGCCATGACGACGGGTGCCAACGCCACCGAAAGCAACGACGGTGCCATCCGTCTCACGGGCGGCAGCATCCCCGCGAACGGGTCGTGCAGCGTGACCGTGAACGTCACCGTGACGGACGCCGCCGCCACCACCCGCACGAACACCATTCCCGCCGCGAACGTGACCGGCACCGTGAACGGACAGGCCGCCACGGGCGCCGCGCCCGCCACTGCCACCCTGACCACGACCACCAGCACGGCGGGCGCGCCGTTCACCTGCGACGCGCGCTTCTACCAGATCCGCCAGGACACCAGCACGCTGCTGTCGAACCTGTACCTGCTGGACCGCAATAACCTGGGAACGGGCGGCGCGGCCCAGTGGAGCACCGGATTCGGGCCTGGCCTGAACGCCCTGGCATTCAACAAGCGCGACGGGTACTTCTACGCGCTGAACATCACGCCGTTCACGACCGGAGCGCCGTTCCGCCTGTACCGCCTGGGGCAGAGCGGTGCGGTCGAGGTGTTCAACACCACCATTCCCGCCGGTAGCAGCATCGCGGCGGCCGCCGTGGATTCCACCGGCGTGATGTACGTTCACAAGCTGGCGCAGGAGACGCCTCTGTACCGCATTCAGCTGCCGACCGCACCCGGCGGGGCCATCAGCATGCTGGGCACCCTGACGCTGTCGCAGGCGCTGCCGATCTTCGATCTGGCGTTTAACCCGGTCAATAACCTGCTGTACGGTGTGTACACGCCGGGCGGCGTGATGGAAATCAACCCCACGACCGGCGCTTCCGTGCTGCGCGGCACCTTCCCGGGCTTCACGACCACCAACGCCATCGGTAGCGCGTTCTTCGACGTGAGCGGCACCCTGTACGCGTACCAGAACGGCGGCACGTACGGCACCATCAACCTCTCCACCGGGGCGTTCACGATCCTGGCGACCGGAGCAGTGGCCGCGCAGTCCGACGGCGCGTCCTGCGTGTTCCCGGACAACCGGATCGACACCGTGAAGTCCGTGGGGACTGTCACTGCCGCCAGCGCCCTGGCGTTCGACGTGCCGTACACCGTGACCGTCAAGAACACCGGGACGGTCAGCAACCCGAACGTGCAACTCACCGAGGACCTGACCCGCGTCTTCACGACCGGCGGCCCCAGCCTGACCATCGTGTCCGGCCCGACTGTCACGAGCGGCTCGGTCACGGCAAACACCGGCTTCAACGGCACCTCGAACACCGCACTGCTGACCGGCGCGAACACCATGGCGGCCGGGGCCAGCGCCACGATCACCTTCACCGTGCGCGTCACGTACCCCGACCAGGCGAGCGTGCCCGCCAGCGGCAGCGTCCTGAACAACACCGTGTACGCCAGCACGACCGGCAGCGCCCCCAACCCCGGTTACACCTTCGTGGGCGGCACGGCGATTCCCCCGGTGGACCTGCTGGCGACCGACATCTCGACGAACGGCAGCACCCCGCCCGCCACCGCGAACGGCGACACGAAGTCGCCCACGCCCGTCACGCTTCCTGACGTGGCTGATCTGGCGATCGACAAGAGCGGCCCGGTCGCGGTGGGGAGCGGCGGCAGCGTGACGTACACCATCCGCGTGTGGAACAACGGTCCCCGGAGCGTGACCGGAGCGAGCGTGACGGACGCGCTGCCCGCCGGGTTCACGGTGACGGCCCTGACCTGCGCGGCGACCGGCACGGCCACCTGCGGTTCGCAGACCTTCCCGGGCAACGTCGTGACCATCACGACCGGCACCCTGAGCGTGGACTCGGACACGGCCAACGCCACCCCGGACGGGAACTTCCTGACGTACACCCTGACCGGCACCGCACCTGCCAGCGGCACCCTGAGCAACACGGCCAGCGTGACTGTGCCTGCCGGTGCGGCCGACCCCACGCCCGGTAACAACACCAGCGCCGCCGCCGTGACCCGCGTCGTGGACGCCGTGAACGACCCGGCCGCCAGCTTCGGCTTCGGCGTGGGCGGCACTGTGACCGTGCTGGGCAACGACACCGTCGGCGGCGCGGCCGCCACCACCACCAACGCTACCGTGACCGTTCAGAACGACGGCGGGATCACCGGCCTGACCGTGAATGCCAGCGGCCAGCTGGTCGTGCCTGCCGGAACGCCCGCCGGGTCGTACACCGTCACGTACCAGATCTGCGACGCGACCGTCACGGCCGCCTGCGACACGGCGACCGTGGTGGTGTCGGTCGGTGCGGCCAGCGCGGACCTGAGCATCGCCAAGACCGGCCCCGCCTTCGCCAGACCCGGCGAGACCATCACGTACACCCTGACCGTCACGAACGGCGGCCCGAACGCCGCGTCGGCCGTCGCCGTGACCGACACGCTGCCTGCCGGTGTCACCTTCGTCAGCAGCGTGCCCGCGCCCGGCACCGTCAGCGGTCAGACCCTCACCTGGACGTTCCCGAGCGTGGCGGCCAGCGCCTCACAGGTCATCACGGTCACGGCCACCGCGCCGACCACCGCGACCCTGGAAAACACCCCGGCGGCCCGCAGCTTCACGAACACCGCGTCGGTCAGCAGCGCCACCAGTGACCCCACGCCCGGCAACAACAGCGCCACCACCGCGCCCACGGACATGGTGTACGGCAAGCTGACCAAGCAGGTGCGCAACGTCACGACCAACACCGCGTTCGGTACGTCCGGCGGCGGTCTGCCCGGCGAGATCCTGGAGTACTGCATCGCCTTCGAGAACCTGGGCGGCGCGGCCCTGCCGAACTTCGTGGTCGTGGATCACGTGCCCGGCAACACGAACGCCCTGACCACCGCCTACGACGCGGATGAACCCACCACGGCGACCGGTTTCGGCGTGAAGCTCACGCGCGGCGCGCTCACCTCGTACCTCAGCAGCAGCGCCGCCGATGCCGACGGTGGCAGCCTGACCACCACGGGCGGCACCTTCACGCGCGGCACCATGACGGTCGCGCTGGGCACCCTGGCGGCCGGCGAGTCGGGCAGCACCTGCTTCCAGACCACCATCCGCTGAGCGGTTCACCGCTCCCCGTCACCTGCTTCGCTGGACAGGCTCTCCCTTGTGGGGGGCCTGTTTCTGCTGCCGGGCTCTACAATCGCGGGCATGTCGGCTCAGGCGCGTGGTGTGGTTCTTCTGGTTCTGGTGACGTGCCTGTGGGGCAGTACGTTCGCGGTCGTCAAGACCCTGGGTGAACTGCTGCCCCCACCGGTCCTGATCGCGTGGCGGTTCCTGATCGCGGCGGTGGCGTTGCTGCCACTGGTCGCCTGGACGCGCCGCAACGCGGGCCGCGCCCCCCGCGCGCCGGACGGCTGGCGCGGCCGCAGTCTGTGGCGGGACGGCGCGCTGCTGGGCGCGTGGCTGATCGCCGGGTACGGCACGCAGACCATCGCACTTCAGACGACCACCGCGAACCGCGCGGCGTTCTTCACGGCGCTCAGCGTGGTGCTGGTGCCGGTGTGGCTGGTGTTCGCGCAGCGCCGCCGCATGCCCGCGCTGCTGTGGACGGCGCTGCCGCTGGCGGTGCTGGGGCTGGCGCTGCTGTCCTGGGAGGGCGGCGCGCTGGTGTCCGGTGACGTCTGGGCGCTGGCGTGCGCGGTCACGTACGCGGGGTTCATCGTGACGCTGGAACGCATGGCGCACCGGCACGCGGCGCTGCCGTTCACGCTGGTGCAGGTGCTGAGCGTCACGGTCCTGGCGTGGGTGTGGGCGGCCATAGCGGCGCCGGGGCAACTGTGGCCACCGGCGGGCGCGTGGGGACCGCTGCTGTATCTGGGCGTGATCGCCACGGCCGCCACGACCCTGATGCAGACGGTCGGGCAGCGCACGGTCAGTGCGGCGGGCGCCAGCCTGATCTACGCGCTGGAGCCGGTCACGGCCACGCTGTTCAGTTTCGTGCTGATCGGCGAGCAGGTGGGGCTACGCGGCGCGCTGGGCGGACTGCTGGTGGTCGCGGCGACCGTCCTGAGCCAGCGGGCCGGAGAGGGACCGCCCGAAGCGCACCCGGAAGCGCCCGCCGTGCAGGTGCAGTAGGCGGGCGGCGCGGAGCTGAAACGGATTCCGTTTGTTTCGCCCTCCACCCGGAAGGACGCCGGGTTGCCAGCTCCATGTCCGGAACCCGTTTCTCTCCTACTCGCATCCGCTCGAATTGAACGGCTTTATAAGCCATTCAATCGGAGTCCGTATGAGGAGGCCGGTTTCAGCGGGCCTGGTCGGGAATCAGCAGGGTTTTCAGGGCGGGGCCGCCGCTCCAGACGCCGCGCAGGCTGCCCTGCAACGCCGAGTCGCGCACGCCCCGGTACAGCGCGTTCGGCAGGCTGGCCGACGGGTAGGTGGCGCGCGCGCCGCTGGCGTCCACGCGCACGTCCATCGGGAAGCCCAGCGTCAGCGTGGAGATCAGCAGGCCGCCCAGCAGGAACCCGCCCAGCGCGCCCACACCCAGGTGCCAGGGCTGTTCCAGTGGCGCGGGAATCAGGCGGCCGATGGCGGCGGCCGTCCCGACGCCCAGCAGCGCGGCAAGAATCAGCGCGGCGGGCGCCCCGGCGGCCAGCGAGTTCGCCAGGAAGCACACGGCAATGCCGCCCACACCCCAGGCCAGTCCGGCGAGTCCGCGCCGGGCACCAAGCGCAGTCAGGACGGCCCAGAGGGTCACGAGCAGGGCATCGAACCAGGTGATCACGCCGGTCAGTCTAGCGGGTCGGGACTTACAGGTTTCTGCACCTGCCTGCCGGTGCCGCGTGCGGCCTGGTCCGGGCGTGGGGCGTGATACGGATTCCGTGTGTTTCGTTAACAGATCGGAACACCACCGATCCGTCAACTCCACGTCCGGAACCCGTTTCTCT belongs to Deinococcus seoulensis and includes:
- a CDS encoding DUF11 domain-containing protein, yielding MTAPPSRSSRFSSRLRQTAAALLGLAVTGTALADTPLPTTPTYKFQGRLDYVTTGASFRTARNSGTAADACQVGTTATSQAVTGVPAGATIVKALLYWAASADRTGDTTTTLGTVNNDTTVTFDGQTVNAGTTYFDSAPIPNATAPTHYNSFFSNVSDITGYISSLANPNKTYAMSGLTIQTANVNTPGTTPATQTSAHCTNATVLGGWGMYIIYETPTETYKNMVIYEGFDRSQNELTTRTVNGLVVPSVFEARTSVLAWEGDETLNINTTTNVAEALSFGAGQAPTAINNIFNVGGALSGPRQGIFNSTISTGLSSGTTATATGRDDAYGVDFDTFDVTSKVTSGASSATLNIQGSQDLFYISSVPLLITSGVADLSLTKTVSSAAPIQGSTVTYTVTLRNDGPDPASGPAVPTEDVQVRDVLPAGLSFVSSSAATGTYDSATGIWSVPSPVTGGTTTLTITATVTGTGTITNVAEIISSPQPDSDSKTNNGVTTEDDYASVPLVASPPRLNVSKSFSPTTVAAGGVTALTITVANPYSFATSALTITDNIAATMGLSVPLPLRVTANTCGGAIVTGTANTAMTTGANATESNDGAIRLTGGSIPANGSCSVTVNVTVTDAAATTRTNTIPAANVTGTVNGQAATGAAPATATLTTTTSTAGAPFTCDARFYQIRQDTSTLLSNLYLLDRNNLGTGGAAQWSTGFGPGLNALAFNKRDGYFYALNITPFTTGAPFRLYRLGQSGAVEVFNTTIPAGSSIAAAAVDSTGVMYVHKLAQETPLYRIQLPTAPGGAISMLGTLTLSQALPIFDLAFNPVNNLLYGVYTPGGVMEINPTTGASVLRGTFPGFTTTNAIGSAFFDVSGTLYAYQNGGTYGTINLSTGAFTILATGAVAAQSDGASCVFPDNRIDTVKSVGTVTAASALAFDVPYTVTVKNTGTVSNPNVQLTEDLTRVFTTGGPSLTIVSGPTVTSGSVTANTGFNGTSNTALLTGANTMAAGASATITFTVRVTYPDQASVPASGSVLNNTVYASTTGSAPNPGYTFVGGTAIPPVDLLATDISTNGSTPPATANGDTKSPTPVTLPDVADLAIDKSGPVAVGSGGSVTYTIRVWNNGPRSVTGASVTDALPAGFTVTALTCAATGTATCGSQTFPGNVVTITTGTLSVDSDTANATPDGNFLTYTLTGTAPASGTLSNTASVTVPAGAADPTPGNNTSAAAVTRVVDAVNDPAASFGFGVGGTVTVLGNDTVGGAAATTTNATVTVQNDGGITGLTVNASGQLVVPAGTPAGSYTVTYQICDATVTAACDTATVVVSVGAASADLSIAKTGPAFARPGETITYTLTVTNGGPNAASAVAVTDTLPAGVTFVSSVPAPGTVSGQTLTWTFPSVAASASQVITVTATAPTTATLENTPAARSFTNTASVSSATSDPTPGNNSATTAPTDMVYGKLTKQVRNVTTNTAFGTSGGGLPGEILEYCIAFENLGGAALPNFVVVDHVPGNTNALTTAYDADEPTTATGFGVKLTRGALTSYLSSSAADADGGSLTTTGGTFTRGTMTVALGTLAAGESGSTCFQTTIR
- a CDS encoding DMT family transporter translates to MSAQARGVVLLVLVTCLWGSTFAVVKTLGELLPPPVLIAWRFLIAAVALLPLVAWTRRNAGRAPRAPDGWRGRSLWRDGALLGAWLIAGYGTQTIALQTTTANRAAFFTALSVVLVPVWLVFAQRRRMPALLWTALPLAVLGLALLSWEGGALVSGDVWALACAVTYAGFIVTLERMAHRHAALPFTLVQVLSVTVLAWVWAAIAAPGQLWPPAGAWGPLLYLGVIATAATTLMQTVGQRTVSAAGASLIYALEPVTATLFSFVLIGEQVGLRGALGGLLVVAATVLSQRAGEGPPEAHPEAPAVQVQ